The following proteins are encoded in a genomic region of Ostrea edulis chromosome 7, xbOstEdul1.1, whole genome shotgun sequence:
- the LOC130048371 gene encoding amidase-like, translating into MSDTRKVELQKSPAIVRISEEDIKSIAGDLRLKLTPEESSALYDHLGDTCKAYQRVYELHAPTPTVTYPRTPGYRETEDDSWYYRCDIKGAEKGLLAGKTVAIKDNVCVAGVPMMNGSKVLEGYVPDRDATIITRILDAGGRILGKSVCEDLCFSGNSATSSSGPVKNPYDPTRSTGGSSSGSGSLVARKVVDVAIGGDQGGSIRIPSSWCGLVGLKPTYGLVPYTGIMPIEITIDHTGPMARTVEDCATLLEAIAGYDDGNDPRQFPAMSVPSYSKLFNDGIKGKKVAIISEGFEGVDEDVATLVRDAALKLKEAGAEVSEVSLPIHNDGTAIWTPVTFEGTYQTMVKGNGHGYGWKGTYDLPLQEALTGAYKNRPYDVPFAAQIVMIFSEYIQRNYQNKFYAKAQNLVQVLRREYDRILRDYDVMVMPTLPGKPFKLPTTEHSIGETLKLLFGMLKNTTPFNVTGHPALTINAGFSEGLPCGMMIVGKMFDDVTVLQVARAYEKIRDGQK; encoded by the exons AACTTCAGAAGAGTCCTGCTATAGTTCGGATATCAGAAGAAGACATCAAGTCAATAGCTGGAGATCTGAGACTAAAACTGACACCGGAGGAAAGCAGCGCTCTATACG ATCACCTTGGAGACACCTGTAAGGCCTACCAGCGAGTGTACGAGTTGCATGCGCCGACACCGACTGTCACCTACCCACGAACCCCAGGATACAGAGAAACCGAGGACGATTCATG GTATTATCGTTGTGACATCAAGGGTGCCGAAAAGGGACTATTGGCGGGGAAAACAGTAGCGATCAAAGACAATGTTTGTGTGGCAGGGGTCCCGATGATGAACGGCAGTAAAGTACTAGAAGGATATGTACCAGATCGAGATGCCACAATCATTACAAGGATACTTGATGcag GAGGAAGAATTCTAGGTAAATCCGTGTGTGAAGACCTTTGTTTCTCCGGCAACAGCGCGACGTCATCATCTGGACCCGTTAAGAATCCGTACGATCCCACTAGGAGTACCGGCGGATCTAGCTCAGGATCTGGATCTCTG GTTGCTAGAAAAGTCGTTGACGTAGCTATTGGTGGGGACCAGGGCGGATCCATCCGTATTCCATCAAGCTGGTGCGGACTCGTGGGTTTGAAGCCAACATACGGTCTGGTGCCTTATACCGGTATAATGCCGATAGAAATCACTATTGATCACACGGGACCGATGGCCAGAACTGTGGAGGATTGTGCCACTTTGCTGGAG GCGATTGCTGGATACGATGACGGAAATGACCCTAGACAGTTTCCGGCGATGTCCGTTCCTTCCTATTCCAAACTG TTCAACGATGGAATTAAAGGAAAAAAGGTAGCCATTATTTCTGAAGGTTTTGAGGGGGTAGATGAAGACGTAGCGACGCTGGTAAGGGATGCCGCTTTAAAACTTAAAGAAGCAGGGGCAGAAGTATCGGAAGTCTCTCTACCCATCCACAACGATG GTACTGCAATATGGACTCCGGTTACGTTTGAGGGGACATACCAAACAATGGTGAAAGGAAACG gTCACGGATACGGCTGGAAAGGAACCTATGATCTACCACTGCAAGAGGCGTTAACCGGTGCATACAAAAATCGCCCTTATGATGTCCCCTTTGCAGCCCAAATTGTCATGATCTTCTCGGAGTACATACAGAGGAACTATCAGAACAAATTCTACGCCAAGGCTCAAAACCTGGTCCAAGTCTTGAGAAGAGAGTATGACAGAATTCTTAGAGATTATGACGTTATGGTGATGCCCACACTTCCGGGAAAACCGTTTAAACTTCCCACAACAGAACATTCTATTGGAG AAACACTTAAACTTCTTTTTGGAATGTTAAAAAACACGACCCCATTCAACGTCACTGGTCACCCGGCCTTGACCATCAACGCAGGGTTCAGCGAGGGGCTGCCATGTGGGATGATGATCGTAGGGAAAATGTTCGATGACGTTACGGTTCTTCAAGTCGCCCGGGCCTACGAGAAAATTCGGGACGGGCAAAAATAA